Proteins encoded together in one Cicer arietinum cultivar CDC Frontier isolate Library 1 chromosome 4, Cicar.CDCFrontier_v2.0, whole genome shotgun sequence window:
- the LOC101514677 gene encoding uncharacterized protein, translating to MILCSIEKETLILLLILLVVQSSVALNGNSMKVHPVPRKRNITIQFGTNGGNTASEAQALLGISGKKLRRLPHVFSRVLELPFRSDADVAVEEAPDCFRFVAETEGIGEVRTHTVEIHPGVTKIVVRDGESLELSLDQLELDMWRFRLPDSTMPELASAVFVDGELIVTVPKGHDLQNVEGGDSDRDMGGRLVLVQ from the coding sequence ATGATTCTTTGTTCAATCGAAAAGGAAACTTTGATTTTGCTATTAATCTTGTTGGTGGTACAATCCTCTGTGGCGTTAAACGGAAACAGCATGAAGGTTCATCCTGTTCCGAGAAAGCGCAACATCACAATCCAATTCGGCACCAACGGCGGTAACACCGCTTCGGAGGCTCAAGCTCTGTTGGGAATCTCTGGGAAGAAGCTACGGCGTCTCCCACACGTTTTCAGCCGCGTGTTGGAGCTTCCTTTTCGATCAGACGCGGACGTGGCGGTGGAGGAGGCTCCTGACTGTTTCCGTTTCGTGGCGGAGACGGAGGGAATCGGCGAGGTGAGGACTCATACGGTGGAGATCCATCCCGGCGTGACGAAGATCGTGGTGAGAGATGGTGAATCGTTGGAATTATCGCTTGATCAGTTAGAGCTTGATATGTGGAGGTTCCGTTTGCCGGATTCGACGATGCCGGAGCTTGCTAGTGCGGTGTTTGTTGACGGGGAACTTATAGTCACGGTGCCGAAGGGACATGATCTGCAAAATGTTGAGGGTGGTGATAGTGATAGAGATATGGGTGGTAGACTTGTTCTTGTACAGTGA
- the LOC101514017 gene encoding uncharacterized protein codes for MEIESAKCECCGLKEDCTQDYITEVKSKFDGKWLCGLCSEAVRDEVMSGGRKLWDMDEAVKAHMSFCRKFKSNPAVRVAEGMRQMLRRRSNESSSSSPASSKKYSRSTTSTSQVGDSSTFSLY; via the coding sequence atGGAAATTGAATCAGCAAAGTGTGAATGTTGTGGCTTGAAAGAAGATTGCACACAAGACTACATAACCGAGGTGAAATCAAAATTTGATGGAAAATGGTTATGTGGGTTGTGTTCAGAAGCAGTGAGAGATGAAGTAATGAGTGGAGGTAGAAAACTATGGGACATGGATGAAGCTGTGAAAGCTCACATGTCATTCTGCAGAAAGTTCAAATCAAACCCTGCAGTTAGAGTAGCAGAAGGTATGAGACAGATGCTAAGAAGAAGATCAAAtgaatcatcatcatcatcacctgCTTCATCAAAGAAGTATTCAAGGTCAACAACAAGCACTTCTCAAGTTGGAGATTCTTCCACTTTCTCTTTGTACTAA
- the LOC101514350 gene encoding uncharacterized protein: MRTYFPQSKSSSIEDEEEDNHESSCYYYYPDCKKDANCNCEICLASINATLDLIPNSSLTKFSSSKPNFQITPISFHSSILSTPKKSFHSRSIIPPSTPILKSSAKSNYVHKMEKKNKGQERYFSGIDILRVMAVLGFLFFADIVLSRVVSGVFQPSFSPDVVKRVGEKCHKIQDLNGKLRFLQNELGSFVHGKVSNCGFSDTSWEISQDGVLLNSRCKLYKSSIEEVTIWGWPLQTAGMLTTRLSFRTLTILSGRVTEWNDGQISYLIRKTNTSWVQPKWGASVVQLDPNTWILEYQRSSIVDGTGLFSAALEFFKYRISRIVGKMKKDFWQFAEFEYNYQYNWFTTNYGSDTPT; this comes from the exons ATGAGAACCTACTTTCCGCAATCAAAATCTAGCAGcatagaagatgaagaagaagataacCATGAAAGTAGCTGTTACTACTACTACCCTGATTGCAAAAAAGATGCAAATTGTAACTGTGAAATTTGTTTGGCAAGCATCAATGCAACCCTTGACCTCATTCCCAATAGCTCCTTAACTAAATTCTCTTCCTCCAAACCCAATTTTCAAATCACTCCAATTTCCTTTCATTCTTCCATTCTCTCCACACCCAAAAAAAGTTTTCATTCTCGAAGCATAATACCACCTTCCACTCCTATCTTAAAATCTAGTGCTAAATCAAACTATGTCCACAAAATGGAAAAGAAGAACAAGGGACAAGAAAGGTATTTCTCTGGTATTGATATCTTGAGAGTGATGGCTGTTTtgggttttcttttctttgcaGACATTGTTCTGTCTCGGGTGGTTTCTGGGGTTTTTCAACCTTCTTTTTCACCTGATGTGGTGAAAAGGGTTGGTGAGAAATGTCACAAAATTCAAGATTTGAATGGGAAGTTGAGATTTTTGCAGAATGAATTGGGAAGTTTTGTTCATGGAAAAGTTTCAAATTGCGGCTTTTCTGACACCTCATGGGAAATCAGCCAG GATGGTGTATTATTGAATTCAAGGTGCAAATTGTATAAGTCATCAATTGAGGAAGTAACAATTTGGGGTTGGCCTCTACAAACAGCTGGAATGCTCACAACAAGGTTGTCTTTTCGTACACTAACTATCTTATCAGGAAGAGTTACTGag TGGAATGATGGACAAATCAGCTATTTGATTCGAAAGACCAATACTTCATGGGTTCAGCCAAAATGGGGTGCTTCAGTAGTGCAATTAGACCCTAATACATGGATTCTTGAATATCAAAGAAGCTCTATTGTTGATGGAACGGGACTTTTTTCTGCAGCATTGGAATTCTTCAAATATAGGATTTCAAGGATTGTTGGCAAGATGAAGAAAGATTTCTGGCAGTTTGCTgaatttgaatataattatcAGTACAATTGGTTCACAACAAATTATGGATCTGACACCCCAACTTGA